From a single Brassica napus cultivar Da-Ae chromosome C9, Da-Ae, whole genome shotgun sequence genomic region:
- the LOC106357995 gene encoding glutathione S-transferase U16, giving the protein MGETEEVKLLGVWFSPYAIRPKIALRLKSVDYDYVEEDLFGSKSELLLKSNPVHKKVPVLIHNNKPILESLNIVEYIDETWNASDPSILPSHPHDRAQARFWSAFVDDKWFPALKAAAITKSEEAKEKGMKEVEGGLLQLEEAFVSISKGNPFFGGEAIGFMDICLGSFVGILKAREKLKGEKLLDESKIPFLCKWANEFLSDDTVKNVVPEIDKVVEFLGELEVRAQSAVSKT; this is encoded by the exons atgggaGAGACAGAGGAAGTGAAATTGTTGGGAGTATGGTTCAGTCCGTATGCCATAAGACCAAAGATCGCTCTTCGTCTCAAATCTGTCGATTACGATTACGTTGAAGAAGATCTGTTCGGATCCAAGAGTGAGCTtcttctcaaatcaaatccgGTTCACAAGAAAGTCCCGGTTCTCATCCACAACAACAAACCGATTCTAGAGTCTCTCAACATCGTTGAGTACATAGATGAGACATGGAACGCATCTGACCCGTCCATACTTCCTTCACATCCCCATGATCGCGCTCAAGCTCGCTTCTGGTCTGCCTTCGTTGATGATAAG TGGTTTCCGGCACTGAAAGCGGCAGCAATCACCAAATCGGAAGAGGCAAAAGAGAAAGGCATGAAAGAAGTGGAAGGAGGGTTATTGCAACTCGAGGAAGCCTTTGTTTCTATAAGCAAAGGGAACCCCTTTTTCGGAGGTGAAGCGATCGGGTTTATGGACATTTGCCTTGGAAGCTTTGTTGGTATCTTGAAGGCTAGGGAGAAGCTTAAAGGAGAAAAACTTTTAGACGAATCAAAAATACCTTTTCTTTGTAAATGGGCCAACGAGTTCTTGTCTGACGATACCGTGAAGAATGTGGTACCGGAGATCGATAAAGTTGTTGAGTTTCTAGGAGAGCTTGAGGTTAGAGCTCAATCAGCGGTTTCAAAAACTTGA